One Anolis carolinensis isolate JA03-04 chromosome 4, rAnoCar3.1.pri, whole genome shotgun sequence DNA window includes the following coding sequences:
- the apobec4 gene encoding putative C->U-editing enzyme APOBEC-4 encodes MQSQSFKGSGRNNECFLLVCVCFRTVTVTGQDSHSLMDPETEAFCQEYLAPQGTIVKPYYWLNTSQICARCPYHIRTGEQARVPYAEFHQAFGFPYGPTHHQNKHLLFYEVRHFSGKLMQKGHATNCTENDIHPESMLFETGGYLDSIVRNWENVMYIILYSNYSPCNEAEQCCISKIYHFLMKYPGITLCIYFSQLYHTEEDLPISPWNCEALQSLASLWPQVTLNPLCGGLWHSVLHSFVTSVPQAGCYHPILPIRALTDRQNAQQINNITGMRSPFMKNLPQPIYGNASAIPNLQKNYMSALHFPHPAQMMNSRLPPLRRQPFNLTPPINVSSPWKQQPIYPKPRNIVRHLNMPNDSLSKVKHLQVIPRGRAVHMEKITKQH; translated from the coding sequence ATGCAATCTCAAAGTTTcaaaggaagtgggagaaataacGAATGCtttttgcttgtgtgtgtgtgtttcaggacTGTTACAGTAACAGGGCAAGATTCCCATAGCCTCATGGATCCAGAGACCGAAGCTTTTTGTCAAGAGTACCTAGCACCCCAAGGTACAATAGTGAAGCCGTATTACTGGCTAAACACGAGCCAGATCTGTGCAAGATGTCCTTATCATATAAGAACAGGGGAGCAGGCAAGGGTCCCTTATGCTGAATTCCATCAGGCTTTTGGATTCCCCTACGGGCCAACGCATCACCAAAATAAACACCTTCTCTTTTATGAAGTAAGGCACTTCTCGGGTAAACTAATGCAAAAGGGCCATGCAACAAACTGTACAGAGAACGACatccacccagaatcaatgttatttGAAACTGGAGGCTACCTAGACTCTATTGTACGCAACTGGGAAAATGTCATGTACATAATTCTCTATTCAAATTATTCACCTTGCAATGAGGCTGAACAATGCTGCATAAGCAAAATCTACCACTTCTTGATGAAGTATCCAGGTATCACGCTTTGCATATATTTCTCACAGCTGTATCACACAGAGGAGGACCTCCCAATATCTCCATGGAACTGTGAAGCTTTGCAGAGCCTTGCCAGCCTCTGGCCTCAGGTGACACTGAACCCCCTCTGCGGTGGACTTTGGCACTCCGTCCTCCATAGTTTTGTGACTAGTGTCCCACAGGCAGGTTGTTATCATCCAATTTTGCCCATAAGAGCATTGACTGATAGACAAAATGCACAACAAATTAACAACATAACAGGAATGCGGTCTCCTTTTATGAAGAACCTGCCCCAGCCAATCTATGGAAATGCAAGTGCCATACCAAATCTGCAAAAGAACTATATGTCTGCTTTACACTTTCCGCATCCAGCGCAAATGATGAATAGCAGATTGCCCCCACTAAGACGGCAACCATTCAATTTGACCCCTCCCATAAATGTTTCTTCCCCCTGGAAACAGCAACCCATATACCCCAAACCTAGAAATATTGTGAGGCACTTAAACATGCCAAATGACTCATTAAGCAAAGTGAAACATTTGCAAGTAATTCCCAGGGGAAGAGCTGTTCACATGGAGAAAATTACTAAACAACACTGA